The genomic interval CTGGCGTCGGCCCGGCTGCTCTTCCCCGGCTGGGACGAGGACTTCGCGCAGACGCTGCTGGCGGACTTCCGGCTGCCGCTGGGCCGGCAGGTCCGGAAACTGTCCCGGGGCATGCACTCGATGCTCGGCATCATCATCGGGCTCGCCTCCCGGGCCCCGCTGACCCTCTTCGACGAGCCGTACCTCGGTCTCGACGCCGTCGCCCGGCACCTCTTCTACGACCACCTGCTCACCGACTACGCCGAGCACCCCCGGACCGTGGTGCTCTCCACCCACCTCATCGACGAGGTCGGCGAGCTGCTCGAACACGTCCTCCTGCTCGACCAGGGCCGGGTGCTGCTGGACACCACCGCCGAGGCGCTGCGCGGCCAGGTGGTCACGGTCGCCGGACCGGCCACCGCCGTCGACGAGTTGGCCGCCCGGAACGAGGAGCTGCACCGCGAGACCCTCGGCCGGTACGCCCGGGCGACCCTGCGCGGCAGTTTCGGCACCGCCGAACGCGCCCAGGCGAAGGCGCTCGGGCTGGACCTGGAGGCGGTCTCGCTACAGGAGATCGTCATCCGGCTCACCACCGCACAGGCCCGGTCCGGCGGCGACGCCACCGGTACCCGGAAGGAGACCACCCGATGAACCGCGTGCTGACCGTGACCCGGGTCCAACTGGTCGGCTGGCAGAACACCGTGGCCTGGCCCTGGCTGCTGCTCCTGATGGTCTTCACCGTCAACTACGCCGTCTTCCTGGTGATCGGCGACCGGGACGTGAACCCGACGACCGGCGCGATCGTCTCGATCTACATCGTCGTCTTCGTCACCAGCATCAACTGGATCACCCAGTTGCTGCCCTTCAGCATGGCGCTGAGCGTGATCCGGCGGACCTTCTACCTGGCCTCCGCGCTCTTCCTGACGGTCCAGTCCATCCTCTTCGGGGTACTGCTCTTCTGCTGCCAACTGGTCGAGGACGCCACGGACGGCTGGGGCATCCGGCTGCGCTTCTTCGGGCTGAACTTCATCGACGACCTGAACCCGCTGCTCCAGATCGCGATCTACACGGTGCCGTTCGTCCTGCTCGGCTTCCTCGGCATCTTCGTCGCGGTCTTCTACAAGCGGTTCGGGCTGACCGGGATGTGGCTGCTGAGCACCGGCACCCTGCTCGTGCTGGCCGGCGTCGCCGTACTGCTCACCTGGCTGGACCTCTGGTCCGGCATCGGCGGCTGGTTCGCCGACCAGCCGGTGGCGGCCTGGATCGTGGGCTGGCCGGCGCTGCTGGCCGCCCTGCTGGCCGGGGTCGGCTACCTGACCATCCGCCGCGTCACGCCCTGACGGTCGCCGAGTCCGCCGAGCCGGGCCCGCTCACCGTCCGGCCCGGGATCGGCGCGGCGCCCGCTGGCAGCGCGGGCACCAGTACGAGTTGCGGCCGGCCTGGTCCGCCCGGAGGACCGCCGTACCGCAGAGGTGGCAGGGCAGTCCGGCACGGCGGTAGACGTACACCTCGCCGCCGTGCCGGTCGACCCGGGGCGGCCGGCCCATCGCCTCGGGCAGATGCCGGGGGTGCACGGTGTCGATCCGCCCCGTCGCGACGGCCGTCGTCATCAGCTCCACCAGGTCGGCCCAGATCCTCCCCCACGCCTGCGGGGTGAGGTCCCGGCCCGGAGCGGTGGGCGGCAGGCCCGCTCGGAACAACGCCTCGGTGACGAAGATCAGGCCGGTGCCGGCGACGATCGACTGGTCGAGCAGGAGCGCGAAGAGCGGCGTCGGGCTGCGCCGGATCCGGGCGTACGGGGCGTCCGGGTCGGCGTCGGCGCGCAGCGGGTCGGCACCGAGCCGGTCCCGCAGGGCGTCGACCTCGGGCGGGGAGAGCAGCTCGCAGGCGGTCGGGCCGCGCAGGTCCAGCCAGTGCAGGTCACTACGCAGCCGCAGCCGGACCTGGCCGACCGGCGCCGGCGGCTCACCGTCGCCGTCGGTGAACCTCCCGTAGAGCCCGAGGTGTACGTGCAGCGTCTGCCCGCCGCCGTAGTGGTGCAGCAGGTGCTTGCCGTACGCCTCGGTCTGCTCGAGTACGGCTCCGGAGAGCAGCGCGGCTCCCTCGGCGAACCGCCCCTGCGGGCTGCTGGCCAGCACCTTCTCCCCACCGAACAGCTCCCGGTGCCGGGCGGCCAGCCGGTGGATGGTGTGACCCTCGGGCATGGTCGCCAAGCATAGACTTCCGGGCCCGTCCGGCCTCAGCCGCGCGGCGGCGAGATGTTGACCATCCAGGGGGTGCCGAACCGGTCGGCGCAGGCGCCGAACTCGTCGCCCCACATCTGCCGCTCCAGCGGTACCGAGACGATGCCGCCCTCGGAGAGCGCGTTCCAGTAGCCGCGCAGCTCGTCGCTGTCGTCCCCGCTCAGGCTCACCGTGATCGCGTTGCCCGGGGCGTGCTCCATCCCGGGCGGCACGTCGGAACCCATCAGGGTGAACCCGCTGTCCGTTTCGAGCATGGCGTGCATGACCTGGTCGGCCTGGTCGCCCTCGGTGCCGAACTCCCCGAAGGTGCTCAGCACCAGGTTGCCGCCGAAGACGCGCTGGTAGAACTCCATCGCTTCCCGGGCGTTCCCGTCGAAGCTGAGGTATGGGTTGAGGCGGGTCGGCACCGGATGCTCCTTGGTCGCGGAAGAGGCCGTCATCGGGGACCAACGACGCAACGTCGGCTCGGGTTCGAGTCACGGGGAACCTCTGGCGCCGGGTCGAGGCGTCGATGTCCCTCGCCAAGGCGGCCTGACGTCAGGGCAGCTTGACGTCAAGGTGACTTGACGGCAGAGTGGCGTACATGAGTACTCCCGAAGAGCTGGAACAGCGCTTCACCCTGCTGACCGCCGCCGCCCGCTACGACCACCTCCGGCTCCGGGACGCGCTCGCCCCGCCGACCGACGACCCGGACGACGAGACCGAGCCCGATCCGGACGCCCGGCCGCTGAGTCGGGAGGAGGCGTTGGAACTGCTCGCCCTGGGCGAGGTGATCATGCGCAAGGCCAGCTACGGCCGGCAGTTGACGGTCCGGACCGCCCGGGCCACCGGCGCCTCCTGGACGCAGATCGGCGCCGCCCTGGCCACCAGCA from Plantactinospora sp. BC1 carries:
- a CDS encoding Fpg/Nei family DNA glycosylase, encoding MPEGHTIHRLAARHRELFGGEKVLASSPQGRFAEGAALLSGAVLEQTEAYGKHLLHHYGGGQTLHVHLGLYGRFTDGDGEPPAPVGQVRLRLRSDLHWLDLRGPTACELLSPPEVDALRDRLGADPLRADADPDAPYARIRRSPTPLFALLLDQSIVAGTGLIFVTEALFRAGLPPTAPGRDLTPQAWGRIWADLVELMTTAVATGRIDTVHPRHLPEAMGRPPRVDRHGGEVYVYRRAGLPCHLCGTAVLRADQAGRNSYWCPRCQRAPRRSRAGR
- a CDS encoding ABC transporter ATP-binding protein, with amino-acid sequence MGAGPMTTVVRAEHVSKRFRDVTALDDVSFTLQQNRIHGLLGRNGAGKTTLMQIMTGQLLASSGGLTIDGTPPYENESVMSRVCFIKESQTYPQYFKVRHALASARLLFPGWDEDFAQTLLADFRLPLGRQVRKLSRGMHSMLGIIIGLASRAPLTLFDEPYLGLDAVARHLFYDHLLTDYAEHPRTVVLSTHLIDEVGELLEHVLLLDQGRVLLDTTAEALRGQVVTVAGPATAVDELAARNEELHRETLGRYARATLRGSFGTAERAQAKALGLDLEAVSLQEIVIRLTTAQARSGGDATGTRKETTR
- a CDS encoding VOC family protein, yielding MPTRLNPYLSFDGNAREAMEFYQRVFGGNLVLSTFGEFGTEGDQADQVMHAMLETDSGFTLMGSDVPPGMEHAPGNAITVSLSGDDSDELRGYWNALSEGGIVSVPLERQMWGDEFGACADRFGTPWMVNISPPRG